The following proteins are co-located in the Defluviitalea raffinosedens genome:
- a CDS encoding RNA polymerase sigma factor, with amino-acid sequence MTLEIQIHVEKAKIGDITAKEYLIQKFKPLFYKMMLFMPSNRRDREELFQDSVLILLEAVEAYDPAKNVPFEAYIRDRLKFFYYNQLKKKDADCSLDTGWEEGNAFIDALMDEGNNIEEDIAEKEEYRVLQHALLNLTQKQRKVIEDFYIKRKQLGMIAKEMGCSYSVAVKHKDKGLHHLKKIMKVS; translated from the coding sequence ATGACGCTTGAAATTCAAATTCATGTAGAAAAAGCAAAAATAGGAGATATTACTGCAAAAGAATACTTGATTCAAAAATTTAAACCTCTTTTTTACAAGATGATGCTTTTTATGCCTTCCAACAGAAGAGACAGGGAGGAGCTTTTTCAGGATAGTGTACTGATTCTTTTAGAAGCTGTTGAAGCATATGATCCTGCAAAAAATGTTCCCTTTGAAGCCTATATAAGGGACAGGCTTAAATTCTTCTATTATAATCAGTTAAAAAAGAAAGATGCGGATTGTTCCCTGGATACGGGGTGGGAGGAAGGCAATGCTTTTATTGATGCGCTGATGGATGAGGGGAACAACATAGAAGAGGACATAGCAGAAAAAGAAGAATATAGAGTGCTCCAGCATGCTCTTTTAAATCTGACACAAAAACAGCGCAAGGTGATAGAAGATTTCTATATAAAAAGAAAGCAGCTGGGGATGATTGCTAAAGAGATGGGCTGTTCTTACAGCGTGGCTGTAAAGCATAAAGACAAAGGGCTTCATCATCTGAAAAAAATAATGAAAGTATCCTAA
- a CDS encoding S-layer homology domain-containing protein translates to MKHIRKTALALAAAMAISTSAFAQVYVDVPENHWAYQAIQQVTDKKWMGGNTQNQFKPNNTIDYFYFSQIAAKIAGYKDPLVDSSVSEEEKQFSQKAIDTYKNVLDSYTKSFSKWDKSSNEEIAYLLQKGVLKEADLPKFVVKQESGEESVLSLRREDMAVFVVRLMGKENEALKKTGSTGFSDDDSISSSAKPYVLYLKNAGVIQGGTNVKFNPKDKVTKAMLAKVLADALKPAGNTGTGTTAPSAEKTETSTPQKEVYLQGTVKKFYSNLYYILLQYGENKQSYYYIKKDAPIFINNKETNIETIKEGDTLLVELIEENGQQRISKITILESAKSNNTNTNTNNTNTNQQNTTSPSNTTTPSNSSQNSQGTTDLSSTKRIDGIVDFVSENGRIDIVVKYVDYKGDIKETVETYTVGQSTVITKDNKEVALSKIQKGDIIIAEVRGSTLYKAAIMEKQRKVEGTLAEKKQTNGTKIIVLENSKGEKTEYQITSETIITKKSISNAAWNDLRIGDKITLDLEYDKVIGLYAEGSFSEVKGVVQEILISTSQSKITIELSNGTTKTYPLLSGAIIKKDRGRESGTIYDVRLGQEVELALDSLEIEEMILKDQTKVRAVQGYIENINFLDDYLDLRTSDAYGSKRIQLDKDVEVFRGTRRLSRRDLEEGMLVSVTLRSYGSDQADTINILAEK, encoded by the coding sequence ATGAAACATATTAGGAAAACAGCATTGGCACTGGCAGCAGCAATGGCTATTTCAACGTCTGCTTTTGCTCAAGTCTATGTGGATGTACCCGAAAACCATTGGGCCTATCAAGCAATACAGCAGGTTACGGACAAAAAATGGATGGGGGGCAATACTCAAAATCAATTTAAACCCAATAACACTATAGATTATTTTTATTTTTCTCAGATTGCAGCAAAGATTGCAGGATATAAAGATCCTTTAGTAGACAGCAGTGTTTCAGAAGAAGAAAAACAGTTTTCTCAAAAAGCAATAGATACTTACAAAAATGTGTTAGATAGTTATACTAAGAGTTTTTCAAAATGGGACAAAAGCAGTAATGAAGAAATTGCTTATCTTCTGCAAAAAGGTGTTTTAAAAGAAGCAGACTTGCCTAAATTTGTAGTAAAACAAGAAAGTGGAGAAGAATCTGTCCTTTCCCTTAGAAGAGAAGATATGGCTGTTTTTGTAGTGCGATTAATGGGAAAAGAAAATGAAGCCTTAAAGAAAACAGGTTCTACAGGATTCTCGGATGACGATTCCATTTCCTCTTCCGCAAAGCCTTATGTATTATACCTGAAAAATGCAGGTGTGATTCAGGGGGGAACCAATGTTAAGTTTAATCCTAAGGATAAAGTAACTAAAGCAATGCTGGCAAAGGTTCTTGCTGATGCCTTAAAACCGGCAGGAAATACTGGTACCGGTACTACTGCGCCATCTGCTGAAAAGACTGAAACTTCAACACCACAAAAAGAAGTTTATTTACAGGGAACCGTTAAAAAGTTTTACAGCAATTTATATTACATATTGCTTCAATATGGTGAAAATAAGCAATCCTATTATTATATCAAAAAAGATGCACCTATTTTTATTAACAATAAAGAAACCAATATCGAAACCATAAAAGAAGGAGATACTTTGCTGGTAGAGCTGATAGAAGAAAATGGCCAGCAGCGTATTTCTAAAATTACAATATTAGAAAGTGCTAAATCAAACAATACAAACACGAACACAAACAATACAAATACCAATCAACAGAATACGACATCCCCGAGCAATACCACTACACCTTCAAATTCCAGTCAAAATAGCCAGGGAACCACAGACCTTTCTTCCACGAAAAGAATTGATGGAATTGTGGATTTTGTAAGTGAAAACGGCAGAATAGATATAGTGGTAAAATATGTAGATTATAAGGGTGATATCAAAGAAACCGTTGAAACCTATACTGTAGGTCAAAGTACAGTTATTACAAAAGACAATAAAGAAGTTGCCCTTTCAAAAATTCAAAAAGGAGACATTATTATAGCGGAAGTTAGGGGCAGTACTTTATATAAAGCAGCGATCATGGAGAAGCAAAGAAAAGTAGAAGGCACTTTAGCTGAGAAAAAACAGACCAATGGAACAAAAATCATAGTACTGGAAAACAGCAAGGGAGAAAAAACAGAATATCAGATTACTTCAGAAACCATCATTACCAAAAAATCTATATCAAATGCTGCCTGGAATGATCTTAGAATAGGAGATAAAATTACTCTTGACTTAGAGTATGATAAAGTAATAGGACTTTATGCAGAAGGTTCGTTTTCGGAAGTAAAAGGAGTCGTGCAAGAAATACTGATCTCAACTTCCCAATCCAAAATAACCATTGAGTTAAGCAATGGCACAACAAAAACTTATCCTTTGCTTTCTGGAGCAATTATTAAAAAAGACAGAGGAAGAGAAAGCGGTACGATCTATGATGTGCGTTTAGGCCAAGAAGTTGAGCTCGCCCTGGACAGTCTGGAAATCGAAGAAATGATTCTAAAGGATCAAACCAAAGTAAGAGCGGTTCAAGGATATATAGAAAATATCAATTTTTTGGATGATTATTTAGATCTTAGAACATCTGATGCTTATGGATCAAAACGTATTCAGCTGGACAAAGATGTGGAGGTATTCCGGGGCACCAGAAGATTAAGCCGAAGAGATCTAGAAGAAGGGATGCTTGTGTCCGTCACTTTAAGAAGTTATGGCAGTGATCAGGCAGATACAATCAATATTTTAGCGGAAAAGTAG